In Methanobacterium paludis, the following proteins share a genomic window:
- a CDS encoding coiled-coil domain-containing protein, with protein sequence MVYLICDKCKRHYKLQEGEFPENVSDACDCGGKLRSAENLPDTDDKDETSVEELENELNLKENEIKGLREKLARTQEQLQDVMNEKKSLEKRMSELELKEIDLKLNNSENMRQEHNKLEHRVQVTKKQLDDANDELKVQHKVIEDLDNRGIVDILRGRFPESFIRYRKMK encoded by the coding sequence ATGGTTTATCTCATCTGTGATAAATGTAAACGTCATTATAAACTCCAAGAAGGAGAATTTCCAGAGAATGTTAGTGATGCATGTGATTGCGGTGGAAAATTAAGATCTGCTGAGAACCTTCCTGACACAGATGATAAGGATGAAACGTCTGTTGAAGAGTTAGAGAATGAATTAAACCTTAAAGAAAATGAAATCAAGGGCTTAAGAGAAAAACTGGCACGAACACAGGAACAGCTCCAGGACGTGATGAATGAAAAGAAATCACTGGAAAAACGGATGAGTGAATTGGAACTCAAAGAGATAGACCTGAAACTCAATAACTCCGAGAACATGCGGCAGGAACATAACAAACTTGAGCATCGAGTACAGGTCACTAAAAAGCAGTTGGATGATGCCAATGATGAGTTGAAAGTTCAGCATAAAGTTATTGAAGACCTGGATAATCGTGGAATCGTGGATATCCTTAGGGGAAGATTCCCTGAAAG